ATGtcatgtttgcatttttctttggtAATCATGAAGTCTGCATTCAGTTAAAGACCTGGTAAGTAGAAAATAATGATGAACTTCTAAGAGCTCTCCTGCTATGAGAAGAATGTATATGCAAGGTGATTatttatacaaaacaaaaaaaaaccctaaacaaaacaaataaaaactaaCCCCAACCTCCCCTCGACCCAAAAGAAACCTCACAAAACCAACCACTAAAAAGGGCTAGGGAAATCCAATATTGCATTAAAGTAACATATTTTTTTGCATTCAGAGATGAACTTGTGACCATGGGTGACTGGAACCTGTTGGGCAGCATCCTTGAAGAAGTGCACATCCACTCTACCATAGTTGGCAAAATCTGGCTCACAATCCTGTTCATATTCcggatgctggtgctgggagtGGCTGCTGAAGATGTCTGGGATGATGAGCAGTCTGAGTTCATCTGCAACACAGAGCAACCTGGCTGCAACAATATCTGTTATGACCAGGCCTTCCCCATCTCTTTGATCAGATACTGGGTACTTCAGGTCATATTTGTCTCTTCTCCATCACTAGTTTACATGGGCCATGCACTCTACAGGTTAAGGGCTCTTGAGAAGGAGCGACAGAAGAAGAAAGCCCACCTGAGGGCTCAGCTAGAAGACCTGGAGCCCGTGCCTGAGGAGCACAGGAGAGTGGAAAGAGAACTGCGTAAGCTGGAGGAACAGAAGAAAGTGAATAAGGCACCCCTGAGAGGGTCCCTGCTGCGCACCTATGTCCTACATATCCTGACCCGATCTGTGGTCGAAGTGGGTTTTATGATAGGTCAGTATCTTTTATACGGGTTTCACATGCCCCCCCTTTATAAATGCACTCGATCCCCTTGCCCTAACACGGTGGATTGTTTTGTGTCCCGACCAACAGAGAAGACCATCTTCATGGTCTTCATGAACAGCATCGCTGCTGTCTCCCTGTTCCTCAACCTCCTGGAAATTGCCCACCTGGGCCTCAAGAAGATCAAGAAGAGCCTCTACTGGCGCCCTCTGCGACCGGAGGAGGAGGCCAGCCTCTACAACTCCAAGAAGAGCTCCGTGGTGCCACCAGCCTGCCTGGCCAGCAACGCCTCTCCGCCGCGGCCCGGCACAGCCCCGCCGCCCGCCGGCGCTCCCGCGGGGCAGCCGGACGCTCAGCCGGGCCGCCAGCACCGCGGAGAGCTCCGCGGCGcgcccccgccccgccgccggcaCAGCGCGGGGCAGCACCACGGACAGCAGCCGCCGCCCTCCTCCAGCAGCGACGAGGCGCCGCGGGCACCCAGCGCAGCGACTGCATCCCGCCGGGGGCCCCGCAGGCACAGCCGGGGCAGCGGCTGCCGAGACCGCGATGAGGAGCGCGGAGAATCCCCGGACAGCGGGCACTGCCCGGGCACCCGCAACTCCAGCTTCCTCTCCCGCGTCCTCACCGGGAGCAGGGCGAGCAGCGACAGCGACAGCGCCGCCTCCTGTGGAGACCCCGGCCCCGGCTCCGGCTCGGGCTCCGGCTCGGAGGGCAAGCGCCGGGAGGAGGACAGCCCGACCAGCAGCCCGCCGCCGGCAGCCGCCATGGGCCGCCGTGTGTCGATGGCAAGTAGCGCCCCGCGGCCCAAGGGGAAGCCCACGGGAGGGGGCAGCGGCGGATCCTGGGCCGGGGCGGGACCCCCGGCTCCGTGCCCGGCCCCGGGAAGGAGGGATAGAGCCAGGGGGCAGGGAGGCTTGGGCAGCGCTTCCGACCCTAACAGCACCCTAACACCATACATCCTCTCGATCAACCCGAGTTCCCGCACATTTTGTCCCCTTCTCGGGTGAGAGCAAAAGCATCACTAAGAAATGATTGAGTCCTCAGGATCATTAAGTCACCGAATCTGAGCTTCTTTATATTCACTACACCATTTCAATCAAATTCTGAGGACTGTCTCAGGGGAAACTTGTCCAGCTCCACTGACACTGTGAGAAAGAGGATCCTTGAGTACTGTGAGTGGTTAGAAGCAGAAGGCACTCTTACACATTGCTTATCAAAAAACTGTTCACTGGTTCCAGTTTTCATGAAGTTACAGTTTATGCAGTATGCAGTCAGCATAAGTCATGTCAAATTGTCACCTTAGATGCAATTTAATCACTTTTTATGCCAGTGTCTCTAATGCAGGGACAGGGCTTAGAGTCCAATCTGTCTGATCTGGTGGGTTTTGATACTCAGCTGAGAAGGCTCTTTAAAAAGGTGAAGTGCAAAAAGTTATTAAAGTAAGACAGAATTCAAATAGCACCCTGCTGAGAACTTGCAGAAGTTGTCTGGCAGCTTTTACTCTTTAATGACAACGATGGTATCTTCCAGGGGAGATCTTGCAGAGAGATATAAGCTGTTCACAAAGCAGTATCATTACTCTTGAAACTAACACTCTTCTGGCATGCTGCCTTTGTGGATCATGATGTATGGGACTGCTGCTAGCATTTTAAAATGGCTCACGTGGGTATGCTCCCTACTGCTACCTGCTTACAGCACATGATATTTTAAACTAAAGGTGCCTCTGTATACAAAGAGTGTCAAGATTTTGGCAAATTCACTTTACTGCTAGCATTGCTATGACACTTTATGAATAACAATTTCAGTACACAAATATGCTGGCCCATCACAGCAATATTGATTCTGGGCATTAAAACATTTACATCCTTCCAGTCTTTACTTCCTAAATTCCACATTTTATTTGGTTGTAAAAGGTACTCAGCATTGGTTTGATCTGTTTTAATCTGACTTCCAGGAGACAATCATCATGTATTAATAttcagataaaagaaaatatgtgtgATTAAATTTATCTGCATGACAGGAGCATTCAAAAATTAATGAttctatcaaaaaaaaaaataacttagaaAGAATTGTATTTAAAAGGTTCCAACTGAAACATGCAAAAATTGTTATCTACTGTCATGCCTGATCAATAGTGACTTGCAACAGTAATGCAGAGAAAGGACAGATACTTTTTAGCATAACAATCTACATGCACAAACATTTTCTGAACAGCCAAAATACAGTCTTGTTCTAACCTGGATCTCACTAGTCTAACCTGCATAGCCAAATGGAGCAAAATCACAGAGGAATCGATACTGTTCTCCAATTTTCTTTGATAACCTTCCCAAACTATCATCTTTAGTTCATTGCTGgtttgaatgttttctttttcccttcttccataCCATTCCACCAGAACTTGTCTGTAGCATTCCTTGCATTAGCTCAATGAGAGAAGAGTATCaaatcaacattaaaaatatcactttCTATACCTCAACAACCATTCTAGCAACCTCCAGGCAAACACATACCCACACACTGTGCTAAGACAGCAGTATGACTGCAACTGCCCACAACCATCATAGCCTTCCTAGCTGAAAGAAAATCCTAATTCTACACAAAAGCAATCCATCTGATACTGCAAGAATATGAATACAGGTCAACTATGTCCTGTGAATCATGGCATTGAAAGCACTGAACAAATTTAATAGTACAGCTATGGATGCTTGCCTGTCAGATAATTTTGGTAATTatctgaaattaattatttttttaattaaaaattacaaaaaattGGTAATTTTTGAGCAATATTACCAATTGCATTTCCACATCAAACACAAGTCTCTAACagataaagaataatttttaggGACAACTAGATGTTCTAAATGTTACCTCTCATAACAAATTGCAACCTCTTAATCAGACCGTGAAGACTAGGTTGTGGATAGTAGTTGACCAGGTCACGATCAAGGGATTTTTTCTAAGGAAGTACAAAACTGCATCCCTCAGAGAGAACTTCTTAGGACTTCCTTTTTGGAGGAAAGGTTACTTTGGACCCTTAAGAGAGAATACATTCAGTCTTCACTGTGAACCCTCATGAAACAGCTCAATAGGATACTGAATACAAAATGCATGTTTGGCATGAGGATATCTCAACATTtcagacttcagagcagctgtATATATAACACAAGAAATGCCCTTTCCACTGGTAGGATTCGTACAGACCAATCATGTTGGCACACAATGCAAACTAACaaacaaagctatttaaaaCTTCCTCATCTGGAACTGGTGGAGGTGAAGAGCGTCTTCTTCATTTCTGTTCAGCAGTGGCATATATTTGTGCTCCGACAGTTTAATTTTACACCCAAACCACTCACTCTTCATACCCTGTTCAGTTCCTTGCTCACTGCATTGTCCAAAGTTATCCATTATTCAAATTGagaaggcaaaacaaaagagGCAGAAATCTTGAAAGAATACTTAGGCTAAAGGCTTCTCAAGAGCTTCTGATccattgggaaaaaaacaacttttcctTGAGCCACTGCTGGTCAAACTTTACACCTATTAGGTTCTGAGGACAGACGACCAAAACTGGACCTTCACTACACTGGGGAAAGTACATGGCAAAGCACAGGAGGAGAGAATCGTTGCATGGCATGGGCATAATCTCCAACTCATTTCAGTCCACCTAAATATGATGACAAGAATATTGCTGACAATACTGGTGAGCTTATCTCAACTCAATGGAGACCTGGGGTAAATAATGGTACAAAACTCTACACTGATGGGGGAATTCAGTGTCTGTGAATAGCTGAAAACAGGCTATCATCTGTAAGCCTCAAAAACCTTGGTACTGAGGAATGCAGTCAGCATGCTTCGAAATGATAATCTGCTCACTGATAACTGTCTTCAGACTAATCATTTACAAGGCTCACTTAGAGTATACATCTTAGAGAATATATGGTATCTTATCTTCTAAGAGATATTGCGGGTACACACATAGTTCTGCCCTAAGTTTTGCATATCTCTCcatattttagcttttatttaaagGGAGACACAGCTATGGAGCAAAAGGGCACCTTTTGCATGGTCCTGGGCTGCCAGCCTCCCTTAGGCGAGTAGGCCTTAAATGGCTGCTTTTCACACATGCATCAGTGAAAAGAGCTGCTCTTAATTTAGTATAACTAGAATCACAAATGACAACAGGGAGTTAGACTCACAAAGGTCTGTTGGAGTTCTGCTGCTGTCAATAAGTTTCTGCACATAAATGACAtcataatgagaaaaaaacttCATAATTTGCACCAGTCAGGCCCTTGACTGATGCAGAATACATTTCTAGGTCTGGTAATATTAATAGGCAGTCAAAGGTCAGTATATAACTAGTACAGATATAATCTGTGTTCTCTTCAAAATAGGCAGGGCCAGGAATTACAGCCTACAATAGGCATCTAGCTCTCGGAGCATTGCACTAAGGGAATTGTCTCATTGAATTATGTGTGCAAGACAGTGTGAAGCCATTGGGACCACTGAATAACTCTCTTTCTCTCTGGGGAGATGAAAATAAGAGATCTGAGCACTCCAACTTAACAATCAGAGAGCAAAGTCACCCTTTGCCAGAATGAAGCAGTCTTCCTTGTCTGCCATTTTCTGCAAATCAAAGGAGCGACTGCAGAACAGAACGCTCAGCTGAGCATGGCCACAGCTTGGCATTGCATCTTCAGGGTGTTACAGTGTCATCACAATTTGGCAGCTGAATGCAAACattcctgcaagagcaggaggCTGTGTAGTATTTCATCACTGGCTGTGTTTGAAGTCTTTTGTTAGCTGTGTCTCTCCCTGCCTTTCTAAAGCAGAGGACTCCAGTTGCATGCTACCTGAGCATGTCCAgcatcaggtttttttttttgcttagttttCTAAATAATCCAAAAGTGTGCCCTAAACCCTGTGAGATCTAATTTGGTTAACTGGGATTGGGAGTATTTACAGTAGATTGGTAACTCCTCTTACTAAGGCAGCACCTTTCAGATGACTTGGAACCAGGTTATCACATTTGCATCCCAAGCCTAAACCTGCATTGAGAGAACTACTGTGCCAGTCCTCTTGCTAGAGCACCAAGGACATACCAAGAAGATGGGAAGATTTAATGTTATCTACATTGAGCCAAGATAATTTTCTGGaatcacaaaacaaaattgGAAGTCATTAGGAGATTAATAATATTCTCCTGGAAAACCAAAATGACTAGATCAAGATTTTCAGAAAGGATTAGTACATTTTAGGCACTccagatgtttttaatttttttttcaaggagtGCTGAGTTTTCCTCAGCATTCCTCAATGCATTTCCTCAATGCATTCCTTATTCTTTAGCCCTGTGCTTTCAGTGTAATTTctttaaagctgtattttttgcCTACAAAGTAATCAATGTGTCTTTAAAATCAAAGCCCCCTCTTCATGGTGAATGAGTGGGATAAAACTGGTAATGAAGCAGCTGGTAAAGGTGATACCCTCAGCTTACAGAATTGGACTCTGAGATAGGGCTGCTGATTTTATTCATTTGCAGAGAAGAAAGTCTCTGGGGCTGAAATCCTGGCTCTGCCAAAGTTTGGGAAATACTATGATCCACTGGGTCCAGTTTCTCTCACTGCATTGCTCTTTCATTCCTCTGTGGTGCTCAGCTCTTTTTCTACTTCTCAATTCTCCATTCAGCTTGGAGCCTTTTACCCAGTGGGAAAATACTCCACAGTGAGCAGGATATGAAAAAGAGCTGCTATGTCAGCCTGAATGCTTGCAGTCTTCTGCAGAACAAGGCATGTTTACTCACCCTTTCAGCAACACTTGAGGAATAAATACCCACTCATTTAACTAGCTGCTCACCCGCTTTTGCTCCTGGGGCTGGGAACAGTTTGATAAGAGTGAATGTACATTGAAATAACAAGCCTGGTAACTGTGGAGGAGTTATTTAACCAGCTGAGCTTCACCTATAGGAAAATCTACAGGTGGGGTAAGGGACTGGTAAAAGCCTGTGTTCCTCTAGGATGACTGAGAATCCTTGAGGGTATTTGCATTTACACCTGCTGGTAACTACTGCTGCTTTTGTACAGTTTTATTCTGCAAACGCCTCTTTATAcatctatatatacatacagaTGTGTATATTCCACACTAGTTGTATTTATTCTGCCCTGGAGCATTCGGGAGAAGCTCATGGTGATGACAGCAAGTGTATGAATTATCCTGCAAAAGCTAGATGGTGGCCCCAAAGGTAGCCATTTGCCAGTTGAACAAACAGATAAACTTTGGGGgtcagcagcagctgacagCTAATGAGCCCTCTGAGGATTTGTGCAGCAACAAATGCTATAAGGTGGGTTATGGAAAGCAGAACTCGCTTAATTGAATCCATCTTTGTacagttttaaagcaataaaaaatatacaaacCCCCTTAAATTGTAAAGCAAGGGCTCTAGGATGTGTCCACTCTTTTCAAGCAAgttatgtgtttattttggttCCCTTCTGCCCACCCTCTCCTTAGCACCAAACAAAGCCAGACAAGGTAAGTATGTTGCCAGCTAAACACCAGATTTCCACCTTCCCAACTATGTATGTGTTGGGGATAATTACAATGGTAACATTTATTTCTCTCCTCTAAGCCAACTCAGCTTCatgctttctttctcttatCTTTCAGAGCATGCTCCTAGAACTATCATCCATCATGAAAAAGTAATGACATTctaaggagaagaaataaacaaaggGATTGAACACGAACTGCCTTCAGCAGAGAGATAAAAAACAGGTTATCTGTTGCTATGTTCCTTTCTCCTGCCACTACAATGCTCAATTCATAATACAGTTTCAGAAAGCAACCACTTTATTCCGCCATTTTGCACCAATCCCAGCCATACCATACTCTGATTGCTGGTGTTCAGGTAGCTCATGCCACAACTCAAGATTTTTCTCATGTAGACTGAGCCAGACGTGGTCAGTGTGTTCTGCCACTGCAGAAACAGCCTTGTGTCTTTGGGAGAACATTTTGGGATGTACAACTTGTTGTGCATGGTAGTAGTGTTCATATCAGAAACCAGCCTGATCCATAGACCTCCAAGGTAGCAGAAGACCCAAAGCACTTACAAGAAAGAGTTAGTTTGATTTGAAAGTAACCTGGAGTGCAGCATGGCCTCTATCTCCCCATGCTCCAGCAGCCAATGaataaaagatggaagaaacACTCATGGAACCTGAAGGGACAGAGAATTTGAGAGAGatgaaaaacaaactgaagaacATGCTGCCGCTCACCTGCCTATGTTAATGCAGCCCTCATGCTCTGACGGAGACTTTCTGTGTAAATGTGGCCTCCTTGTAGCTAATACTCTCTGCTTCAAAACCGAAACAGTAAAATTTGGCAGTTTAATTGCAAACTATCTGTGCTTTTCAGTTTGCTGTTCAAGAAGATCTGCAAGCTATCACTTTCATGGTCATGAAAATCTTATTCCCTTCACTGTCTCATTAGCTCATATAGAGGAACTGAAAGACAAGCAAAGCCCAAAAGACCTCATCTTCAGTTTGCTAGGACAGACTAGCTCTGGAGGCTTGGATTTCTGGGTTGCATGCAGCCCAAGAAAGCAATCTTTCCACTTGTGtatctggaaaacaaagcaccTTCCTCTGACTGTCCCTTACCCTGTTTCTGGACACGTACTTTTGGCTGCTTTTGTTTGTCAAGCTTATCATAGCTTGCATTTGCAATCACCTCAACAGCAAGTGACGCTTGGAACAAGCTCGTTTGCTATGCCAGTTTCCCCAAGCACAAAAATCCTCTTTGACTTGGCAACTTTAAAGCAAGGctagcagaaagcagaaaagagtcAAGCATAAAGATTGCATGAGATTACAGCATTTTTGTTCTGGTGCACATCATTTACATTTATATCCTGCCTCAGTACAAACTCACagtttgtgtgtgcatttgtttagtattttaaggcaaaaaaaaagagggaaatactTCAGATGGTAGCCATTAAGCACCAGCAACAACTGATCAGGGATGGAGAAACAGCTTTGCTAAAGTACATTCTCTACTGCCAGGCTATGTGTAGTTGTGGTGGATGTTACGTCTTTGACAGATTTGAGGGGGTGGGAAGCTTTCTTCATACACGCTCAACAGGAAGATTCAGAAAACAGGGTAACTCTGGAAAGTTACATGTTTCAGTTTTGGAACTGAAAAATCGCAGGCAGCTTTCACTGCTGCAGATGGAGGAGTGCACAGTTCACATCCCGAAGGATGGTGGCCCAGGGCACGCGATGTAGGGTTTCCTGTCTGATGATAAAAAAGCGTAAGGACCTCCCTCTAGCAGCttgcctcctccctgctccccacagcagTGCCCCAGCAAGTGTGTTGGCTAGGGTAGGACAAGTGGTCATGCCATTCCCCCCCTCCTAGCTCTCCTCCTGCCAGGCTGTTGAGCAGGCTCTGAGGTAGCATCCAACCCAAGGAGTGAGGTGGCTTCCATGTGTTTGGGAGTCCCACAGAGCAAATACCCCCTGCTAGAGCCCACACCCTGGTTGCGGTAATAGCTCTTAAGGCTGTtacaatttcttcttttctgcatcttctgcAGTTTAAGTGATGCCAATGATCCATAGCAAAAGTTCTTCCTTCAGAGAGGAACTCTACCATATTTGGGTTACACTCAGAGATTTTCAGCTATattttgcttctgcagaaaCCTTTCAATTTCTCTCAGGTTTTCTGTAAAGGGGAAACACACCTCAACCTCTCCCCTTGCCTCCCAGCATCTACAGAGGCACTTTAGAAGACCAAAACAAAGACTTAGCTGAATTGCCTTAAGTCAAGCACTAGGGGAGCAGGTACAAATACAGCTTCTTTGATCATCCAAACCAACTTCTTCATCTTTGCAATGAAATACCGTCGGCTGTTCCTGCAGCAGATCAAAGATAACTGGATCCCTGGATCAAAGGTGAACAGTGAATTAGCAATGGGACCACGTGAGTGGAGACCTCTTCATCAGTCCAGAGATTCACTGAGCAGTCTCACCCACATCCAACCTACCCTCCCAAATCTCATCTCCAACCCATGCATTAACTGAGCACTGCAACATCAATTTCAGAGTCAAGAACAGTCGATTTACAATACATAATGATATGTCTTTATTTCATCAACAGAAATGGTGTCTAGACAAAATTCAGTTAACACTAGCAATTCAAATGAATGAAAAGGGTCggatggttttttttcatttttgtttttttgcacaATACTGTATTTACAATGagtaaatgacattttaaattcattagTTCATAGCAATGCTTTCTTCgaaaaaggtaaaaattctTAGTAACAGAGAGTAAGCATCAACAGCCACCTCATTTATTTATAcaataaaaatcacaagaaacCACAGTcacctagaaaaaaaataaagacaagctTAAGAACTAGTACAATAAAATGATGCATTGAATTAAGTTACATTAATCGCATAGAATTTGTGTAAAAAGTATGTAGAAAAAACACCTGATGTAACCTGTTACAGTCATTGACCAGTTATGAGAGGTACAGAGGGTTATACAGGTAGATATGTGTGAAAACTGTCCATACTGTTTGacctggggaggaagagaagaggggTTGCACCCCCTTGCATACACTGATAAAACCCTGTTTTGAATATGGCCTCTGAAGTTTGTAAGGCATATTTAAAGAGGTGCACTTGTAACCAACTGGTTCTGGAACAAACTCTTAGGGTATCCCCACCCTTGAAATCAAAGGTGATGCTTGGAACTATGAGTAAACCACCATGCATTGAATATCACCAAAGTGTTTAGTATCATTCCTGCCAGTCTGAGGGATCCAGATGGCTTCAGGCAGAGCAAAGGCAGTAGTGAGAACAGGACTGAAGCCATGCACGTTTCTCGCAGGTACATCACAAAATCAGGGTAAGGCCGGCCTGGGCTGGggatcccagccccagcccctcgCGTGGGGTAGCTGCTCCCTCCTCTGCCCACATTCCCGAGGGTGGGCTCCTTTGGTCGCAGGGACAAGCCCAGCCAGACACTGCAGTCCTCACTCGGGTCCCTCCAAAGGGAGGGGTTGCTTGGGTTCGTAGTCTGGGCCCGTCTCTGCTTCTAAGCAATCAATGAAATCAAACACTGCCAGttgccatttctattttaggaTGCTAGTTTCTTTCTGCATGCCCTTAATTAGGCAAAAGGGACAACAGTGGCACTGCATGAACGACACAGTGACTTTCGCCTACGGAAAGGGCTCTGCCCACAGTCACTAAAATCTGTACAGGAACAGGAGTCATCTAACAAGCTTTTTAGCAGTACAGGCTTTTTAGCAGTCGTTTGGTTGGGGTAATGGCCttataaaaaggtatttttagcACTCCTTCCTGCCAAAAAGCGATCTTTGCAAAAATGGCAAATTTACTGCCTAATACCGTAAAATGCATATCAATATTTGACTTCGATATAAATAACACCTATCTTGGTGGAGTGTAGGAAAATACTGTACACTTAGTCTTTGCAAGTAACGCCATTAAAATTTTGAGAGAAAAGGGAATAATTATTCTACAGACCACCAACAATAGATCTTTTAAATATACACACAGTATTTGaacatatgcatatacacatatattgtATTCTACAGCATCAGATCTGATGCCTGAGTCATGAAATACTCCGGGGAGtattataaatatacatatatgtattctaaacaggaaaatacacaaacacacactctGACTAGAATTATAgatgtatgtatacatacatacacatattatatatatgatGTAAAATTAACTTGGACTGTGTTGGCAGAGACAAAACTGAAACGAAGTCAAAATCTGTTGAGAAATTTTCTAGCAGGAAAGAGAGCATAAGCTCTTTATGTTAATAGTTTTAGTTTCACCTCACTTCCGATAAAAATAAACCGCTCCATACTTAGCAGATCCCCTCCTTATGCAAAGCCATCAGCTCCACTGCTCATATAGAGCTAAACCTTCTTTCTCTAGGCGGCACTAAAATAGAGAGAGACTTAAAATGCTGCAGCCATGGGCTACAACATTCACCCGGAGGCACCTCCAGATGCATCTCAGACCAGAAAAAATAAGGTGAAAACAGTGCTCCTTGTTGCAACGGTAGAGGACATGAAGTGGAGCAAAACGAGAGCTTCTCAAAACCTGGCAAACATTCACTTTGTCTCACTGCAAAATTCCCTACAGTCTCTATTCTGCAAACCCACCACTCTCTTCAACACCACAGTGGTGGATTACATGACACAAGCGAGGATGTGGTGCTGATTCTGGGATTGCAGCGCTTCACTGTGCTCTCCTAGTGGATCAGATTCAATTTTATTACAGGATTATAGCGATTCCAGCAtgcagatttgttttatttattaggTAATCATAAAGTTACATGTTAAAAAGTCTAACTCTATATCTAGGCATTTTAACTTCTATTTAAGCGCTCTTTAGAATACAGACTTGACAAAGTGTTGGACTCCAGATTAACAACCACACTATCAGCATTAATTATTTCTCTGGCAGCAGTTAATCCATTTAGCAAAGTTATGCATCTAGTTCCCACTCCTTTTTAAAGAGAAGTAGCAGTTAGCATACTAATCACTGTGGCTTGCCTTTGCAGCACATTTTacttccttgggaaaaaaaataatacaaggaTTAGATCCAAAAATATAGTGCATCTTAAAAGCAGCATATACCCTTAGAAAGACATTTAATAAATTACTTGtacaatatataaaataatagttttataCTGCAGCATCAAACTCTGACGCCTGAGTCATCACGTTAGGAAGTC
This window of the Melopsittacus undulatus isolate bMelUnd1 chromosome 3, bMelUnd1.mat.Z, whole genome shotgun sequence genome carries:
- the GJA10 gene encoding gap junction alpha-10 protein — protein: MGDWNLLGSILEEVHIHSTIVGKIWLTILFIFRMLVLGVAAEDVWDDEQSEFICNTEQPGCNNICYDQAFPISLIRYWVLQVIFVSSPSLVYMGHALYRLRALEKERQKKKAHLRAQLEDLEPVPEEHRRVERELRKLEEQKKVNKAPLRGSLLRTYVLHILTRSVVEVGFMIGQYLLYGFHMPPLYKCTRSPCPNTVDCFVSRPTEKTIFMVFMNSIAAVSLFLNLLEIAHLGLKKIKKSLYWRPLRPEEEASLYNSKKSSVVPPACLASNASPPRPGTAPPPAGAPAGQPDAQPGRQHRGELRGAPPPRRRHSAGQHHGQQPPPSSSSDEAPRAPSAATASRRGPRRHSRGSGCRDRDEERGESPDSGHCPGTRNSSFLSRVLTGSRASSDSDSAASCGDPGPGSGSGSGSEGKRREEDSPTSSPPPAAAMGRRVSMASSAPRPKGKPTGGGSGGSWAGAGPPAPCPAPGRRDRARGQGGLGSASDPNSTLTPYILSINPSSRTFCPLLG